One genomic segment of Deltaproteobacteria bacterium includes these proteins:
- a CDS encoding RDD family protein, which yields MIGTGLTIESPEGISFSYELASLSERGKAYGIDLLIRAAAVVVVGLLLGLILGAALLAGVGLWLIIYFVVEWGYYVLFEVFWDGQSPGKRLFNLRVVKSAGHPIGFYDSLLRNLLRAADALPLSYAAGVIAVLSTRRFQRLGDLAADTVVVQEQKAWYGGRHLRKDPALAAVALRGLALSNRERRLLDEFVARKDRLHPERREQLAAILAEPYRKRLALPEAGSATELLVRLHATASQEQAS from the coding sequence ATGATCGGCACCGGTCTGACCATCGAGTCGCCCGAGGGGATCTCGTTCAGCTACGAGCTGGCATCTCTGAGCGAGCGGGGAAAGGCCTACGGGATCGACCTGCTCATCCGGGCCGCGGCGGTGGTGGTGGTGGGGCTGCTCCTCGGCCTCATCCTCGGCGCGGCGCTCCTCGCGGGGGTGGGGCTCTGGCTCATCATCTACTTCGTGGTGGAGTGGGGCTACTACGTCCTCTTCGAGGTCTTCTGGGACGGGCAATCGCCGGGCAAGCGGCTCTTCAACCTGCGGGTGGTGAAGTCGGCCGGACACCCGATCGGCTTCTACGACAGCCTGCTGCGGAACCTCCTGCGGGCAGCGGACGCGCTCCCGCTGAGCTATGCGGCGGGGGTCATCGCCGTGCTCTCGACGCGGCGCTTTCAGCGGCTCGGGGACCTCGCGGCCGACACCGTCGTGGTGCAGGAGCAGAAGGCCTGGTACGGCGGCCGGCACCTGCGCAAGGACCCGGCGCTGGCGGCGGTGGCCTTGCGAGGGCTCGCGCTCTCGAACCGCGAGCGGCGTCTCCTCGACGAGTTCGTGGCGCGCAAGGATCGTCTGCACCCTGAGCGACGCGAACAGCTCGCCGCGATTCTGGCCGAGCCGTATCGCAAGCGGCTCGCGCTCCCCGAGGCGGGAAGCGCCACCGAGCTCCTCGTGCGGCTCCACGCCACCGCGTCGCAGGAGCAGGCGTCGTGA
- a CDS encoding stage II sporulation protein M: MTAAQLVELRRTEWHELELLLSTLGRRRRRRAPPEALSRFAALFRNVCADLARARAQGFPDDMVDYLNTLAARCHNQFYVAPPFPLGRVWHFFRVVFPLAIRRNAIYVAVGLVLFYGPLAGMVALSRADDQVLYQFVPKPMLEQFEKMYEAGHAKGRSESTDLAMTGFYVKNNVGIAFQCFATGIFFGLGSLFFMLYNGIVIGAVVGFVSGTPAGMNLLSFIVGHGPWELTAICLSGAAGLRLGFGPLITGSRRRRDAMRLAAADAVRLVLGAAAMLLVAALVEGFFSPSSLPPAVKFGFGGLSTLFLVWYLGVYGWQQGRRHPEGQP, translated from the coding sequence GTGACCGCCGCGCAGCTCGTCGAGCTCCGTCGCACCGAGTGGCACGAGCTCGAGCTGCTCCTCTCCACCCTCGGGCGGCGGCGGCGGCGCCGGGCTCCCCCCGAGGCGCTCTCGCGCTTCGCCGCGCTCTTTCGCAACGTGTGCGCCGACCTCGCGCGGGCGCGCGCGCAGGGCTTCCCCGACGACATGGTCGACTACCTGAACACGCTCGCGGCGCGCTGTCACAACCAGTTCTACGTGGCGCCCCCCTTTCCCCTCGGCCGCGTCTGGCACTTCTTCCGCGTGGTCTTCCCGCTCGCCATCCGGCGCAACGCGATTTACGTGGCCGTCGGGCTCGTCCTCTTCTACGGCCCGCTGGCGGGGATGGTGGCGCTCTCGCGCGCCGACGACCAGGTGCTCTACCAGTTCGTGCCGAAGCCGATGCTCGAGCAGTTCGAGAAGATGTACGAGGCGGGGCACGCGAAGGGGCGCTCGGAGTCGACCGACCTCGCCATGACGGGCTTCTACGTCAAGAACAACGTCGGGATCGCCTTCCAGTGCTTCGCCACCGGGATCTTCTTCGGGCTCGGTAGCCTCTTCTTCATGCTCTACAACGGCATCGTCATCGGGGCCGTCGTGGGGTTCGTCTCGGGGACTCCGGCGGGGATGAATCTGCTCTCGTTCATCGTCGGACACGGGCCGTGGGAGCTGACGGCGATCTGCCTCTCGGGGGCGGCGGGGCTGCGCCTCGGCTTCGGTCCGCTCATCACCGGGTCGCGCCGGCGCCGGGACGCCATGCGGCTCGCCGCGGCGGACGCGGTGCGGCTGGTGCTCGGGGCCGCGGCGATGCTCCTCGTGGCCGCCCTCGTGGAGGGTTTCTTCTCGCCCTCGTCGCTCCCCCCGGCGGTGAAGTTCGGCTTCGGCGGGCTCAGCACGCTCTTTCTCGTCTGGTACCTCGGCGTCTACGGCTGGCAGCAGGGGCGCCGGCACCCCGAGGGGCAGCCGTGA
- a CDS encoding DUF4129 domain-containing protein, with protein MGSDRGVRRLAALILLVVCFVAPALAKKPDVKDTQERLSRIYKELGIERRAETPPPPKGCDGEGEGAGPRPGVGAPGLPAGLGYVLIAVIIAAMLVPLILALRGSFREEPRPEEVPPEEEADEAAAPARRGPWSVDLSDCRRLVAEGRVAEACAALHRLCLLSLERAGHLALEPSITNWEYVRRLKDAPSLGQLLAELTRVAEAAVLGRRTPERADYDRLEALVVAQARVGA; from the coding sequence GTGGGCTCTGACCGTGGCGTGCGCCGCCTGGCGGCTCTCATCCTGCTCGTCGTCTGTTTCGTCGCGCCGGCGCTCGCCAAGAAGCCGGACGTGAAGGACACGCAAGAGCGGCTCTCGCGCATCTACAAGGAGCTCGGCATCGAGCGACGGGCCGAGACCCCTCCGCCCCCGAAGGGCTGCGACGGCGAGGGAGAGGGGGCGGGGCCGCGCCCAGGGGTCGGCGCTCCGGGCTTGCCCGCGGGCCTCGGCTACGTGCTCATCGCGGTGATCATCGCGGCGATGCTCGTGCCGCTGATCCTGGCCCTGCGCGGCAGCTTTCGCGAGGAGCCCCGGCCCGAGGAGGTGCCCCCCGAGGAAGAGGCCGACGAAGCGGCGGCGCCGGCGCGACGCGGCCCGTGGAGCGTGGACCTCTCGGACTGCCGGAGGCTCGTGGCCGAGGGGCGCGTGGCGGAGGCCTGCGCGGCGCTCCATCGGCTCTGCCTCCTCTCGCTCGAACGCGCGGGTCACCTGGCGCTCGAGCCCTCGATCACCAACTGGGAGTACGTGCGCCGCCTGAAGGACGCGCCGTCGCTCGGGCAGCTGCTCGCGGAGCTCACGCGGGTCGCCGAGGCGGCGGTGCTCGGCCGCCGCACCCCCGAGCGGGCCGACTACGACCGGCTGGAGGCGCTGGTCGTGGCGCAGGCGCGGGTGGGGGCCTGA
- a CDS encoding DUF4350 domain-containing protein: MKRLSSAAISPARPRSVLRGLIAGMVAVALVGGVAQAAGPSSFSKKGDGAKVLYRLLEDLGYRVVRVFSPRELDHNVDVVVSLGPVDRLQARAILEWTKAGRAAVVAPPLAVDDALCKDVPFGKLTIQRQFRYAKPKAEADGDLVLKAAACTLKVPTTARQLAGEKGQAVAFEHGVEAGHLLVLAHSDLLANDELDRDDLVVLLRRWLAARVPKGARIAFFEVRHGGALLELVKRAHLGPLLVHLLLFLILVYWMVTPRFGETDLPVVVRRRAFAEHARALGHLYQAGQHSQYVLRQLYERLRARRQGRPGKGHEAGSDAGAGSAARGDGMRGRVPRPTAALLATRTGREASGVEATLVQVEETLAAPPTPDGRDVQRHFRLSQLLAALGRGASAGGKRGRTTVR, from the coding sequence ATGAAGAGGCTCAGCTCGGCCGCGATCTCTCCCGCTCGACCGCGTTCCGTGCTGCGGGGCCTGATCGCCGGCATGGTGGCGGTCGCGCTCGTGGGCGGAGTGGCGCAGGCCGCGGGGCCGTCGAGCTTCAGCAAGAAGGGCGACGGGGCCAAGGTGCTCTATCGTTTGCTCGAGGACCTCGGCTACCGCGTGGTGCGCGTCTTCTCCCCACGCGAGCTCGACCACAACGTGGACGTGGTCGTCTCGCTGGGGCCCGTGGACCGCCTGCAGGCCCGGGCGATTCTGGAGTGGACCAAGGCGGGACGCGCGGCCGTCGTCGCGCCCCCCCTCGCGGTCGACGACGCGCTCTGCAAGGACGTGCCCTTCGGCAAGCTGACCATCCAGCGGCAGTTCCGGTACGCGAAGCCCAAGGCCGAGGCCGACGGCGACCTGGTGCTGAAGGCGGCGGCCTGCACGCTCAAGGTCCCGACCACCGCGCGGCAGCTCGCGGGGGAAAAGGGACAGGCGGTGGCCTTCGAGCACGGGGTCGAGGCCGGGCACCTGCTCGTCCTGGCGCACAGCGACCTCCTCGCGAACGACGAGCTCGACCGCGACGACCTGGTCGTGCTGCTCCGCCGCTGGCTCGCCGCGCGGGTGCCGAAGGGGGCGCGCATCGCCTTCTTCGAGGTCCGGCACGGCGGGGCGCTCCTCGAGCTCGTCAAGCGCGCGCACCTCGGGCCGCTCCTCGTGCACCTGCTGCTCTTCTTGATCCTGGTCTACTGGATGGTCACGCCGCGCTTCGGGGAGACCGACCTGCCCGTAGTGGTGCGGCGGCGGGCCTTCGCCGAGCACGCGCGGGCCCTCGGGCACCTCTATCAGGCCGGCCAGCACTCGCAGTACGTGCTGCGGCAGCTCTACGAGCGGCTGCGCGCGCGCCGTCAGGGGCGACCCGGCAAGGGGCACGAGGCGGGCAGCGACGCCGGGGCGGGATCGGCCGCACGCGGCGACGGGATGCGCGGACGCGTTCCACGACCCACCGCGGCGCTCCTCGCCACGCGCACCGGGCGCGAGGCCTCCGGGGTCGAGGCCACGCTGGTCCAGGTGGAGGAGACCCTCGCCGCGCCCCCGACGCCCGACGGGCGCGACGTACAGAGACACTTTCGCTTGAGTCAGCTACTGGCCGCGCTCGGACGCGGCGCTTCTGCCGGAGGAAAGCGTGGACGAACAACGGTTCGCTGA
- a CDS encoding MoxR family ATPase — protein MQAIRQEVGKVLVGQEEIIEGVLIALVAQGHVLIEGVPGLGKTLLVRTLAQVLSLGFKRIQFTPDLMPSDVTGNKIFDAKRNELVFRPGPVFTQLLLADEINRAPAKTQSALLEAMQEYQVTVDGQGYALPRPFITMATQNPVESQGTYPLPEAQLDRFMFKLSMGYPAKAEENRILAHYAAGFDVTDLSRMGLRAVCDATTIQWLQQRGAEVRVDDRVVDYITSIVAQTRKWGSLYLGASPRASVTLLLTSRIAAAMVGRDYVNPDDVRRLAPWTLRHRIILNPDAEIEGLTADDVVREILASVEVPELR, from the coding sequence ATGCAGGCCATCCGCCAGGAGGTGGGCAAGGTCCTCGTCGGTCAGGAGGAGATCATCGAGGGAGTGCTCATCGCGCTCGTGGCGCAGGGGCACGTCTTGATCGAGGGGGTGCCGGGGCTCGGTAAGACCCTTCTCGTGCGGACGCTGGCCCAGGTGCTCTCGCTCGGCTTCAAGCGCATCCAGTTCACGCCGGACCTCATGCCCTCGGACGTGACGGGGAACAAGATCTTCGACGCCAAGCGGAACGAGCTGGTCTTCCGCCCCGGGCCGGTCTTCACGCAGCTCCTTTTGGCCGACGAGATCAACCGCGCCCCGGCCAAGACCCAGAGCGCGCTCCTCGAGGCGATGCAGGAGTACCAGGTCACGGTGGACGGCCAGGGTTACGCGCTCCCGCGCCCGTTCATCACCATGGCCACGCAGAACCCGGTCGAGTCGCAGGGGACCTATCCGCTCCCCGAGGCGCAGCTCGACCGCTTCATGTTCAAGCTGAGCATGGGCTACCCCGCGAAGGCCGAGGAGAACCGCATCCTCGCGCACTACGCGGCGGGTTTCGACGTGACCGACCTCAGCCGCATGGGGCTGCGCGCGGTCTGCGACGCGACGACGATCCAGTGGCTCCAGCAGCGCGGCGCCGAGGTGCGGGTGGACGACCGCGTGGTGGACTACATCACCTCGATTGTGGCCCAGACCCGCAAGTGGGGGAGCCTCTACCTGGGCGCGAGCCCGCGGGCCAGCGTCACGCTGCTCCTCACGAGCCGCATCGCCGCGGCGATGGTGGGGCGTGACTACGTGAACCCGGACGACGTGCGGCGGCTCGCCCCGTGGACGCTCCGCCACCGCATCATTCTGAACCCCGACGCCGAGATCGAAGGACTCACCGCCGACGACGTGGTGCGTGAGATCCTGGCCTCGGTGGAGGTCCCGGAGCTCAGGTGA